From the genome of Pelobacter propionicus DSM 2379, one region includes:
- the cobC gene encoding alpha-ribazole phosphatase, which translates to MTSTTRVHLIRHGQVVGHDQPRYNGQTDVALTELGISQYQRLAERLADRRISACYTSDLSRCVIGANIICARFGIQPVSCSQLRELHIGIWEGLSWDEINQRWPQEWQDRMADLVNYRVPQGENLLDVQARVMPLMAEIVERHRGEELLVVAHGGVNRIILLNAIGAPLSGMFNIEQNFGCHNIIDYYGDGLSTVKLLNAQE; encoded by the coding sequence GTGACCTCCACCACCCGCGTGCACCTCATCCGCCACGGCCAGGTGGTAGGGCATGATCAGCCGCGCTACAACGGCCAGACCGACGTGGCCCTGACCGAACTGGGCATCAGCCAGTACCAGCGCCTGGCGGAGCGCCTGGCAGACAGACGGATCAGCGCCTGCTACACCAGCGACCTGTCGCGCTGCGTTATCGGTGCGAACATCATCTGCGCCAGGTTCGGCATCCAGCCGGTCAGCTGCAGCCAGCTGCGGGAGTTGCATATCGGCATCTGGGAAGGACTGAGCTGGGACGAGATCAACCAGCGCTGGCCACAAGAGTGGCAGGACAGGATGGCGGACCTGGTCAACTACCGGGTACCCCAGGGGGAGAACCTGCTGGATGTGCAGGCGCGCGTCATGCCGCTTATGGCCGAGATAGTTGAGCGGCACCGGGGAGAGGAACTGCTGGTGGTGGCACATGGCGGCGTCAACCGTATTATCCTGCTCAACGCCATCGGCGCGCCACTGAGCGGGATGTTCAACATCGAGCAGAACTTCGGCTGCCACAACATCATCGACTACTATGGCGACGGACTGTCCACAGTGAAACTGCTGAACGCACAGGAGTAG
- a CDS encoding ComEA family DNA-binding protein, translated as MKRNITGSILSAAALLLSTSLALAADVTVTPPDVKGAATSTVESTKARAKTAVSTTKAKTKAATEAAKPAQVDINSATQAELREIPGVGDTYAAKIIAGRPYANKSQLKTRNILPAPVYETVKYKLVAKKPAKK; from the coding sequence ATGAAAAGAAACATCACCGGATCCATCCTGTCAGCAGCGGCCCTCCTACTGTCCACCAGTCTCGCCCTCGCCGCGGATGTCACCGTCACGCCCCCCGACGTCAAGGGGGCGGCAACCTCAACGGTTGAGAGCACCAAGGCGCGCGCAAAAACAGCCGTATCCACCACAAAGGCAAAGACAAAGGCTGCCACCGAAGCCGCGAAACCGGCCCAGGTAGACATCAACAGCGCCACCCAAGCCGAACTGCGGGAGATTCCCGGGGTGGGCGATACCTATGCCGCCAAGATCATCGCCGGCCGCCCCTATGCCAACAAGTCCCAGCTCAAGACGCGTAACATCCTGCCAGCTCCGGTCTATGAAACGGTCAAATACAAACTCGTCGCCAAAAAGCCAGCCAAGAAGTAA
- a CDS encoding response regulator, giving the protein MKQWKKLGHILIEEQILTPVAVARLLAIAKRHNTRFGWTLEDLGLVTGDELAKALARQFELRRVTNLVNGSYSQELLNTFTVEFVLEQVVFPLKLEDKVLVVAVADPTDLKTLHNFGANHGVQIMPCVASRREIHEAICTFYLGKNIQESKQTTVLVVDDDVLIQTILRDMLNSHGYRVVIAKDGIEGFRETIACRPQIILTDKVMPKLDGFALLSSLKAIPEFRAIPVILISDKMTDDDEARVFRMGFFDYIPKPIKEITLISRIERALGRYE; this is encoded by the coding sequence ATGAAACAGTGGAAAAAACTTGGTCATATCCTGATCGAAGAGCAGATACTGACTCCTGTTGCCGTGGCGAGGCTGCTCGCCATCGCAAAACGGCACAATACGCGATTCGGATGGACTCTCGAGGATTTGGGACTTGTTACGGGTGATGAACTGGCCAAGGCTCTTGCGCGCCAGTTCGAACTGAGACGGGTCACCAATCTGGTGAACGGCTCCTACAGTCAGGAGCTGCTGAACACATTTACCGTCGAGTTTGTGCTCGAGCAGGTGGTTTTCCCCCTCAAGCTCGAAGACAAGGTGCTGGTTGTGGCGGTTGCCGACCCAACCGACTTGAAGACACTGCACAATTTCGGAGCGAATCATGGTGTGCAGATCATGCCGTGCGTTGCAAGCCGCAGGGAGATCCATGAAGCTATCTGCACATTCTATCTTGGAAAAAACATTCAGGAGTCCAAACAGACAACGGTTCTCGTTGTGGACGATGACGTGCTTATCCAGACAATCCTGAGAGATATGCTCAACAGTCATGGATATCGCGTCGTAATCGCCAAGGATGGGATCGAAGGCTTCAGGGAGACGATTGCCTGCAGGCCTCAGATCATTCTTACCGACAAGGTGATGCCGAAGCTGGATGGGTTCGCACTGCTCAGTTCTCTCAAGGCAATCCCCGAGTTCAGAGCGATTCCGGTCATTCTGATCAGCGACAAGATGACCGATGATGACGAAGCGCGGGTTTTCAGGATGGGGTTTTTCGATTACATCCCCAAGCCGATCAAGGAAATTACGCTCATATCGCGGATCGAGCGGGCTCTGGGGCGTTACGAATAG
- a CDS encoding response regulator transcription factor yields MATETILVVDDEASISSYLQRKLTKLGYSVSVAEDGEKALELAFSLLPDIILMDVKLPRLTGTEVCRTLKADQRTATIPILLLSAKAQPAEIREGLEAGADRYLCKPVSFPDILAELRAFETT; encoded by the coding sequence ATGGCAACTGAAACAATCCTGGTGGTTGATGACGAAGCATCAATCTCTTCGTATCTACAGAGAAAACTGACCAAACTCGGTTATTCGGTATCTGTCGCGGAAGACGGAGAGAAAGCGCTGGAATTGGCCTTTTCACTGCTTCCGGACATAATCCTCATGGACGTGAAGCTGCCGAGACTGACCGGCACCGAGGTCTGTCGAACACTGAAGGCCGACCAGCGGACCGCAACGATCCCGATCCTGCTGCTCTCCGCCAAGGCGCAGCCTGCCGAAATCCGGGAGGGGCTGGAAGCAGGCGCCGACAGATACCTGTGCAAGCCGGTAAGCTTTCCGGACATTCTGGCCGAACTCCGGGCGTTCGAAACCACCTGA
- a CDS encoding DUF3108 domain-containing protein — MPARCTMVVAMTVVVSVVLLVLSSTVGAFPVPERLEFEIRYASIPAGAAVQEVTRSGHEVHIVSTVRSATWLKLLFPVDDRVESILAPATPPQLFGPSRLYSERIREGWARRHRDARFDRQKHEVVSRDFLKKKETLQQIPPQTHDLLSGFFHLRMIPLQVGESRFIEIFDCEKTWNTEVQVLRREEISTPLGRFRTIVIKPLLKTPGIFNRSGDMFIWLTDDDRRIPVQMKSKVRLGSVTAILVGGSYWPEKR, encoded by the coding sequence ATGCCGGCTAGATGCACTATGGTTGTGGCCATGACAGTCGTCGTTTCCGTCGTGCTGTTGGTGCTCTCCTCCACTGTGGGGGCTTTCCCCGTTCCCGAGCGGCTCGAATTCGAGATACGCTATGCCAGTATCCCGGCCGGGGCTGCGGTGCAGGAGGTGACCAGGTCCGGCCATGAGGTGCATATCGTCTCCACCGTCCGTTCCGCCACATGGTTGAAGCTGTTGTTCCCGGTGGACGATCGTGTGGAATCCATTCTGGCTCCAGCCACCCCTCCCCAGCTGTTCGGGCCGTCGCGCCTGTACAGCGAGCGTATCAGGGAGGGGTGGGCGCGGCGCCACAGGGATGCGCGTTTCGACCGGCAAAAGCATGAGGTCGTCAGCAGGGATTTTCTGAAGAAGAAGGAGACGCTCCAGCAGATCCCCCCCCAGACCCATGACCTGCTCTCCGGTTTTTTCCATCTGCGCATGATTCCGCTCCAGGTTGGAGAATCTCGGTTTATCGAAATCTTCGACTGCGAGAAGACCTGGAACACCGAGGTGCAGGTGTTGCGGCGGGAAGAGATCTCCACGCCCCTGGGGCGCTTCAGGACGATCGTGATCAAGCCTCTGCTGAAGACGCCGGGCATATTCAACCGGAGCGGAGACATGTTCATCTGGCTGACCGACGATGACCGGCGCATACCGGTGCAGATGAAATCAAAGGTGCGGCTGGGGAGTGTCACGGCGATACTGGTGGGGGGCTCCTACTGGCCGGAGAAGAGGTGA
- a CDS encoding YajD family HNH nuclease: protein MAGRSRGPRTVKLPSAAEADALLRRMRGEVENNSNYRTKSLKIHGPVCARCGRQFDAASINQLTVHHRDGNHHNNPPDGSNWENLCNHCHDDEHSRGLLGDYLESAEKPHTR from the coding sequence ATGGCGGGAAGATCGCGGGGCCCCAGAACGGTGAAGCTCCCCAGCGCAGCGGAGGCAGACGCCCTTTTACGGCGCATGCGGGGCGAGGTGGAGAACAACAGCAACTACCGCACGAAATCGCTGAAGATCCATGGCCCGGTCTGCGCCAGGTGCGGTCGCCAGTTCGACGCCGCCAGCATCAATCAATTGACCGTGCACCACCGGGACGGCAACCACCACAACAACCCTCCCGACGGAAGCAACTGGGAGAATCTCTGCAACCACTGCCACGACGACGAGCATTCGCGCGGACTCCTGGGCGACTACCTGGAATCGGCGGAAAAGCCGCACACGCGCTAG
- a CDS encoding hybrid sensor histidine kinase/response regulator, whose amino-acid sequence MSNDQTAQDENQRRLTQQYIFSLEDMQEQAEELVRERTAELNRANQHLKEEIRERQEAAATLRAMEVQKSAILDAIPHAVLGLRERVIIFANDSTADVFGWLPEELIGASTRVLYRDNEEFEEISRNINQVLLGQRSFSREYVCRKKGGTEFACRLSVSRPPHEWDGKEAVIVIEDMAEHKRIQEERELLQAQFLQAQKMEAIGTLAGGIAHDFNNILMGIQGYVSLMLHEQELDPRHRKRLTGIEEMVRSATKLTGQLLGFARGGKYDVKALNIWEILTKTCAMFQRTRQEIVIQRKQANQPVVVDIDQTQIEQVFLNIFVNAAQAMPGGGIMTLRCGHAQISEQETVRLGLPPGRYAYVSIADNGIGMDEDTRKRVFEPFFTTREMGGGTGLGLASAYGIIRNHNGAINIHSSKGKGSTFTIYLPVSTVEATSITVMEERPAAVNGGSESILLVDDNPLVLEIGEEMLWLLGYSVLTASDGGAALTLYQRHQEQIGLVVLDMIMPGLSGYDTYAAMKKIDPKVAVLLSSGYSIDSQAAEMLELGCNGFLQKPFTVQELSQMVRSILDGRHCPG is encoded by the coding sequence ATGAGCAATGACCAAACCGCACAGGATGAGAATCAGCGGCGCCTGACCCAGCAGTACATTTTCAGCCTTGAGGACATGCAGGAACAGGCGGAAGAACTGGTCCGGGAACGGACCGCCGAACTCAACCGGGCCAACCAGCATCTCAAGGAGGAGATCAGGGAGCGGCAGGAAGCGGCAGCGACGCTCAGGGCCATGGAAGTGCAGAAATCAGCGATCCTCGATGCCATCCCCCACGCGGTCTTAGGCCTGCGGGAGCGGGTTATCATCTTTGCCAATGACTCAACGGCCGATGTATTCGGCTGGCTGCCGGAGGAACTGATCGGTGCCAGCACCAGGGTTCTCTACCGCGATAACGAGGAATTCGAGGAAATCAGCCGGAACATCAACCAGGTCCTGCTGGGACAACGCAGCTTCAGCAGGGAATATGTCTGCCGGAAGAAAGGCGGTACCGAATTCGCCTGCCGCCTGAGCGTGTCGCGCCCCCCCCACGAATGGGACGGCAAGGAAGCAGTCATCGTTATCGAGGACATGGCCGAGCACAAACGCATCCAGGAGGAGCGGGAACTGCTCCAGGCTCAATTCCTCCAGGCGCAGAAAATGGAGGCCATCGGCACGCTGGCCGGTGGCATCGCCCACGACTTCAACAACATTCTCATGGGCATCCAGGGCTATGTCTCGCTCATGCTCCACGAGCAGGAACTCGATCCCCGGCACCGCAAGCGGCTGACGGGGATTGAGGAAATGGTGCGAAGCGCCACCAAGCTTACCGGCCAGCTGCTGGGCTTCGCCCGCGGCGGCAAGTATGACGTCAAGGCGTTGAACATCTGGGAGATCCTGACCAAGACCTGCGCCATGTTTCAACGCACCCGGCAGGAAATTGTCATCCAGAGGAAACAGGCTAACCAACCGGTCGTTGTCGACATCGACCAGACACAGATCGAGCAGGTGTTCCTGAACATTTTCGTCAATGCCGCTCAGGCCATGCCCGGCGGCGGTATCATGACCCTGCGCTGCGGTCATGCGCAAATATCCGAACAGGAAACCGTCCGCCTGGGCCTCCCCCCCGGACGCTATGCGTATGTGTCCATAGCGGACAACGGCATCGGCATGGACGAAGACACTCGGAAACGGGTCTTCGAGCCATTCTTCACAACCAGGGAAATGGGCGGCGGTACCGGCCTGGGCCTGGCATCGGCCTATGGCATCATCAGAAATCACAACGGCGCAATCAACATTCACAGCAGCAAGGGCAAGGGGAGCACCTTTACCATCTATCTACCCGTCTCCACCGTAGAAGCGACGAGCATCACGGTTATGGAAGAGAGACCCGCTGCCGTGAATGGCGGATCGGAATCGATCCTGCTGGTCGATGACAACCCGTTGGTGCTGGAAATCGGCGAGGAAATGTTATGGCTTTTGGGCTACTCCGTTCTGACGGCCAGCGACGGCGGCGCGGCTCTTACCCTCTACCAGCGGCATCAGGAGCAGATTGGATTGGTCGTCCTCGACATGATCATGCCGGGACTCAGCGGCTATGACACCTATGCAGCCATGAAGAAAATCGACCCGAAGGTGGCTGTACTGCTTTCCAGCGGCTACAGCATCGACAGTCAGGCCGCTGAAATGCTCGAACTGGGTTGTAACGGTTTTCTCCAGAAACCGTTCACGGTTCAGGAGCTGTCTCAGATGGTGCGCTCCATACTTGACGGGCGGCACTGCCCGGGATGA
- a CDS encoding HAMP domain-containing sensor histidine kinase, translating to MQFRLPTFGILAKILSAFLVIALIPLLILGYLGNRNLSNTALQAAQQAELMGNEHLRSTRDLGAMSIADSVRALDRKATEAIELRTVEIASRIADFLRERDKDILTLSLIVPDAQLYLNIYRAAQRGVIVTGPARGGVSGSRTMPVKPTNPENLQQWRHTPPVQFPKEAKPLYREISFIDLQGQERIKIRDGRISADLVDVSKPQNTYCRAEQYFQQLNKLNRGDIYVSDVIGAYVPGWIYNTAEGIRVRPGSAHAGRENPQGEKFRGIIRWATPYFDARGQKTGYVTMALDHVHVMEFTDHIVPTEERFTALSDGGSGNYAFIWDHRDRSIAHARDFFICGYDPDTGRKIPGWLSQETYDEYKRSGLSLEAFTELLPPFRNFSHQKQPAAEQIRRGRIPLDCRILDTAPQCEGWHAGTEDGGSGSFVLLWSGLWKLTTHATIPYYTGQYGQSRRGFGYVTIGANVEDFHRDATITKGKIKQLLARSGQEMARKNARVQAFINEKAASNRKIMSLIMILAGFGVSAMAVALSLGITKPLRLLTDGARAMGRGNLEQTIPVTSQDEIGQLATTFNEMARSIAELDKMKSDFVTIASHELRTPIQAMLLSISGIMEGYSGTIDDEVREDLQVARQGIERLMRLVENLLNLSRIEARKVELLVKPTAVDEVIDTTIAALADLAREHGHDVAMNLQSGLPLLTVDRDRITQVMINLLSNAIKYNPDGGAIELGGELAGETIRLTVADTGYGVPPWATQEIFKKFFQADSIMSHKVGGTGLGLAISKGIVEMHGGTIECTSPLAAERFPNFSLGGERKGALFVVTLPLSAPREA from the coding sequence ATGCAGTTCAGACTCCCCACCTTCGGAATCCTGGCGAAGATTCTGTCCGCATTCCTGGTTATTGCGCTCATCCCGCTGCTGATCCTTGGCTACCTGGGCAACAGGAACTTGAGTAACACCGCGCTCCAGGCGGCGCAGCAGGCCGAGCTGATGGGGAACGAGCATCTGCGCAGCACGAGGGACCTGGGCGCCATGTCCATTGCCGACAGCGTGCGGGCTCTTGACCGCAAGGCAACGGAAGCCATCGAACTGCGCACCGTGGAGATCGCTTCACGTATCGCCGATTTCCTCCGGGAACGGGACAAGGACATCCTGACACTCTCCCTGATCGTCCCCGATGCACAACTCTACCTGAACATCTACCGGGCGGCACAGCGGGGGGTGATCGTAACCGGTCCCGCCCGCGGCGGAGTTTCCGGCAGCAGGACCATGCCGGTCAAGCCGACCAACCCTGAGAACCTTCAGCAATGGCGGCACACGCCACCCGTACAATTCCCGAAAGAGGCAAAGCCGCTCTACCGAGAGATCAGCTTCATCGATCTGCAGGGGCAGGAGCGCATAAAGATCAGGGACGGCCGCATATCCGCCGACCTTGTGGATGTGAGCAAGCCGCAGAACACCTACTGCAGGGCCGAGCAGTATTTTCAACAGCTGAACAAGCTGAACAGGGGCGACATTTACGTTTCCGATGTGATCGGCGCCTACGTGCCGGGCTGGATCTACAACACGGCGGAGGGAATCAGGGTCAGGCCGGGAAGCGCCCATGCAGGCCGGGAAAATCCCCAGGGGGAAAAATTCAGGGGGATCATACGTTGGGCCACCCCCTATTTCGATGCTCGCGGCCAGAAAACCGGCTATGTCACTATGGCCCTCGACCACGTCCATGTCATGGAATTCACCGACCATATTGTTCCGACCGAGGAACGCTTCACGGCGCTGTCCGACGGCGGCTCGGGCAACTATGCCTTCATCTGGGACCACCGGGACCGGAGCATCGCCCATGCGCGGGATTTCTTCATCTGCGGCTATGATCCCGACACAGGCCGAAAAATACCCGGCTGGCTGAGTCAGGAGACCTACGACGAATACAAGCGGAGCGGACTCTCCCTGGAGGCCTTCACCGAACTTCTCCCCCCATTCAGGAACTTCTCCCACCAGAAGCAGCCGGCGGCGGAACAGATCCGCAGAGGCCGGATTCCCCTGGATTGCCGGATACTGGATACCGCCCCCCAGTGCGAGGGGTGGCACGCGGGAACGGAAGACGGCGGCTCCGGCTCATTTGTCCTCCTCTGGAGCGGACTGTGGAAACTCACCACCCATGCGACGATCCCCTACTATACCGGACAGTACGGGCAGAGCCGGCGCGGTTTCGGCTATGTAACCATCGGCGCCAATGTGGAAGACTTCCACAGGGATGCCACGATCACCAAAGGAAAAATAAAGCAGCTGCTTGCCCGTTCAGGCCAGGAGATGGCACGAAAGAACGCCCGTGTGCAGGCATTCATCAACGAGAAGGCAGCCAGTAACCGCAAGATCATGTCCTTGATCATGATCCTGGCCGGTTTTGGCGTCTCGGCAATGGCGGTGGCCTTAAGCCTCGGCATCACTAAGCCCTTGCGTTTGCTGACCGACGGCGCCCGGGCCATGGGCAGGGGGAACCTGGAGCAAACCATTCCGGTAACATCCCAGGATGAAATCGGCCAGCTGGCGACGACCTTCAACGAGATGGCCAGATCCATAGCCGAACTGGACAAGATGAAGTCGGACTTCGTCACCATCGCTTCCCACGAACTGCGGACTCCCATCCAGGCCATGCTGCTCAGCATCTCCGGCATCATGGAGGGATACTCGGGGACAATCGACGATGAAGTGCGGGAGGACCTGCAGGTGGCGCGACAGGGGATCGAGCGACTCATGCGCCTGGTGGAAAACCTGCTCAACCTGTCGCGCATCGAGGCGCGCAAGGTCGAGCTGCTGGTCAAACCGACAGCGGTGGACGAGGTCATCGACACCACTATCGCCGCGCTGGCCGACCTGGCCCGGGAGCATGGGCACGACGTCGCCATGAACCTGCAGTCCGGCTTACCGCTGCTGACCGTTGACAGGGACCGGATCACCCAGGTAATGATCAACCTCTTGAGTAACGCCATCAAATACAACCCCGATGGCGGCGCTATCGAACTGGGCGGAGAGCTGGCGGGAGAAACCATCAGGCTGACGGTGGCCGACACTGGCTACGGCGTGCCGCCCTGGGCAACCCAGGAGATTTTCAAGAAATTCTTCCAGGCGGACAGCATCATGTCCCACAAGGTTGGCGGCACCGGCCTTGGCCTGGCCATCAGCAAGGGGATCGTGGAAATGCATGGCGGAACCATCGAGTGCACAAGCCCGCTTGCCGCGGAACGGTTCCCCAACTTCTCCCTGGGGGGCGAGCGGAAGGGAGCGCTATTCGTGGTCACACTGCCCTTATCGGCGCCAAGAGAAGCATAA
- a CDS encoding thiamine pyrophosphate-binding protein, whose amino-acid sequence MTGAEIMVKSLEDLGVSRIFGYTGAAILPVFHAMGKSSLAINVNANEQSCAFSAAGYSRASDKVGVAVVTSGPAITNTLTAVADSFADSIPLLVFAGQVQQSRLDTDEFQHINVKDVFARAAKKVIQITDISDIEETVKDAYFFAKTGKPGPVVIDFPLDSQRRTGVYRGIDIDLFRYKYDQESHLGINQCQQFFDLLQRSQRPLLYIGGGLNSRAASDRIREFNRMFNIPSINSLMGKGILDESLDTSLGMLGMYGTPYANMAIQRTDLFVAFGVRWNDRVVQKVGESGLTAEIAYIDINAKKMQEVRVTRNPKFSFIGDARTVLEDLVEYARDHQVTLDIAPWQEEAAKLKRSYPLTCNREARMIQAAEVMDLLSQRLTDTTIITTGVGNHQMLAAQYLKTAQPRSFLTSGAFGTMGFSLPVSIGAHFANPEARVIAIDGDSSIKMNMGELHTIGSLDIPIKVLLINNHADGMVRSIQDALYDGQHTASERDFDANFAHIARECGFGWCRKVLSRPYLEDALDEFLAADGPCFLEIVTDREETIYPLIPQGKGYKDMILGPYISKREEA is encoded by the coding sequence ATGACGGGTGCAGAAATAATGGTCAAGAGCCTGGAGGACCTGGGGGTCAGCCGCATCTTCGGGTACACGGGCGCCGCCATCCTTCCGGTTTTCCACGCCATGGGCAAGAGTTCCCTGGCCATCAACGTCAATGCCAATGAGCAGTCCTGCGCCTTCAGCGCAGCCGGTTATTCGCGTGCCAGCGACAAGGTGGGAGTAGCGGTGGTCACCTCGGGGCCGGCCATCACCAACACCCTCACGGCCGTGGCCGACTCCTTCGCCGATTCCATCCCGCTCCTGGTCTTCGCCGGCCAGGTGCAGCAGAGCCGGCTGGACACCGACGAGTTCCAGCATATCAACGTCAAGGACGTATTCGCCAGGGCAGCCAAGAAGGTCATCCAGATCACCGACATCAGCGACATCGAGGAGACGGTCAAGGACGCCTACTTCTTCGCCAAGACGGGCAAGCCGGGACCGGTGGTGATCGACTTCCCCCTGGACTCCCAGCGCAGGACCGGAGTCTACCGCGGCATCGACATCGACCTATTCCGCTACAAGTACGACCAGGAGTCCCACCTGGGCATCAACCAGTGCCAGCAGTTCTTCGACCTGCTGCAGCGCTCCCAACGGCCGCTGCTCTACATCGGCGGCGGGCTCAACTCCCGGGCCGCCAGCGACAGGATCCGCGAATTCAACCGCATGTTCAACATCCCCTCCATCAACAGCCTGATGGGCAAGGGGATCCTGGACGAGTCCCTGGACACCTCCCTGGGCATGCTCGGCATGTACGGCACCCCCTATGCCAATATGGCCATCCAGCGCACCGACCTGTTCGTCGCTTTCGGTGTGCGCTGGAACGACCGGGTGGTGCAGAAAGTGGGAGAATCGGGGCTAACCGCAGAGATCGCCTACATCGACATCAACGCAAAGAAGATGCAGGAGGTCAGGGTCACCCGCAACCCCAAGTTCTCATTCATCGGCGATGCCCGCACGGTGCTGGAGGATCTGGTGGAGTACGCCCGTGATCACCAGGTGACCCTGGACATCGCCCCCTGGCAGGAAGAGGCGGCCAAGCTGAAGCGCAGCTATCCCCTCACCTGCAACCGCGAGGCCCGCATGATCCAGGCCGCCGAGGTCATGGACCTGCTGTCGCAGCGACTGACCGACACGACCATCATCACCACCGGCGTGGGCAACCACCAGATGCTTGCGGCCCAGTACCTCAAGACCGCCCAGCCGCGATCATTTCTGACCTCCGGCGCCTTCGGCACCATGGGCTTTTCCCTGCCGGTCTCCATCGGTGCGCACTTCGCCAACCCGGAAGCGCGGGTCATCGCCATCGACGGCGACAGCAGCATCAAGATGAACATGGGGGAGTTGCACACCATCGGCTCCCTGGATATCCCGATCAAGGTGCTCCTGATCAACAACCACGCCGACGGCATGGTCAGGTCCATCCAGGACGCGCTCTACGACGGCCAGCACACCGCCTCGGAGCGTGACTTCGACGCCAACTTCGCCCACATCGCCCGGGAATGCGGCTTCGGCTGGTGCCGAAAGGTTCTCAGCCGTCCCTACCTGGAGGATGCCCTGGATGAGTTTCTGGCCGCCGACGGCCCCTGCTTCCTGGAGATCGTCACCGACCGGGAGGAGACCATCTATCCGCTGATCCCCCAGGGCAAGGGGTACAAGGACATGATCCTGGGACCCTACATAAGCAAACGGGAGGAAGCGTGA
- a CDS encoding FprA family A-type flavoprotein, giving the protein MKPVELKKDIYWVGAIDWSVRDFHGYETPRGTSYNNYLIMDEEITLIDTVKYDFSDITIKQIKNIVDPARIKHIVINHIENDHVTSIDDIMALTPDATIHISARGKKGLDRFFDTSRWKFNIVKTGDTLKIGKHSLVFIETPMLHWPDSMVSFCPEANILFSQDAFGQHVASSARFDDEFDECVSPAVLDDAVIDYYANILMPFGKLILEKVGDLQKLGIQPEIIAPDHGVIWRKNPQRVLDSYVAMATSKADLRALIVYDTMWKSTEIMSNPIADGIRSEGVDCRVLKLRATPMNVVIKEFWKARGTLFGSPTLNNILYPSVAECLTHLRGLRPTNRLVGAFGSYGWGGGAVKEAYEVFAKMGLEPFEPGLQFVFKPSVEDEEKCYEFGQNFAKRLKEYHSGF; this is encoded by the coding sequence ATGAAGCCTGTCGAACTGAAAAAGGACATCTACTGGGTTGGCGCAATTGACTGGTCGGTACGCGATTTTCATGGCTATGAGACGCCGCGCGGCACCTCCTACAACAACTATCTGATCATGGATGAGGAAATCACCCTGATCGATACGGTGAAATACGACTTCTCCGACATCACCATCAAACAGATCAAAAATATCGTCGACCCTGCCAGGATAAAACACATAGTCATCAATCACATCGAAAACGACCACGTCACCAGCATCGATGACATCATGGCACTGACTCCCGATGCGACCATCCATATATCGGCACGCGGCAAGAAGGGGCTGGACCGTTTCTTCGACACCTCCCGCTGGAAATTCAACATCGTCAAGACCGGCGACACGCTCAAGATCGGCAAGCACTCACTGGTCTTCATCGAAACCCCCATGCTGCACTGGCCCGACTCCATGGTCTCCTTCTGCCCGGAGGCAAACATTCTCTTCAGCCAGGATGCTTTCGGCCAGCACGTGGCCTCCTCGGCCCGCTTCGACGACGAATTCGACGAGTGCGTCTCCCCGGCCGTGCTGGACGATGCGGTCATCGACTACTACGCCAACATCCTGATGCCCTTCGGCAAGCTGATCCTGGAAAAGGTCGGCGACCTTCAGAAACTGGGCATCCAGCCCGAGATCATTGCACCGGACCACGGCGTCATCTGGCGCAAGAATCCCCAGCGGGTCCTGGACTCCTATGTGGCCATGGCAACCAGCAAGGCCGACCTCCGCGCCCTGATCGTCTACGACACCATGTGGAAGAGCACCGAAATAATGTCCAACCCCATCGCCGACGGCATCCGCAGCGAAGGGGTCGACTGCCGGGTCCTGAAACTGCGCGCCACCCCCATGAACGTGGTCATCAAGGAGTTCTGGAAAGCCCGCGGCACCCTCTTCGGTTCCCCCACCCTCAACAACATCCTCTACCCCAGCGTGGCGGAATGCCTGACCCACCTGCGCGGCCTGCGTCCCACCAACCGCCTGGTGGGCGCCTTCGGCAGCTACGGTTGGGGCGGCGGCGCGGTGAAGGAGGCCTACGAGGTCTTCGCCAAGATGGGCCTTGAGCCCTTTGAACCGGGCTTGCAGTTCGTCTTCAAACCCTCGGTCGAGGACGAGGAGAAGTGCTACGAGTTCGGCCAGAACTTCGCGAAGAGGCTCAAGGAGTACCACAGCGGTTTCTAA